The following proteins come from a genomic window of Canis lupus dingo isolate Sandy chromosome 20, ASM325472v2, whole genome shotgun sequence:
- the GDF1 gene encoding embryonic growth/differentiation factor 1 — MPALRRPPGRRVLFLLLALLLPSPPPARAPAPPGPAAALLQALGLPDVHRGAPKPRPVPPVMWRLFRHRDPQEARVGPRRTPQGTTLRPCHVEELGVAGNIVRHIPDRGAPTRPPEPAWAAGQCPEWTVVFDLSAVEAAERPSRARLELRFAAAETAAGWELSLARAAEGEAGGARPVLLRQAVPTLGTPVRAELLGAAWARNASAPRSLRLALALRPRAPAACARLAEASLLLVTLDPRLCHPLARPRREAEPALGGSPGGACRTRRLYVSFREVGWHRWVIAPRGFLANYCQGQCSLPATLSGPGGTPPLNHAVLRALMHAAAPGAAGLPCCVPARLSPISVLFFDNSDNVVLRHYEDMVVDECGCR; from the exons ATGCCCGCGCTGCGCCGCCCTCCTGGCCGCCgcgtcctcttcctcctcctggccctgctgctgccctcaccgcccccagcccgcgcccccgcgcccccgggccccgccgccgccctgcTGCAGGCTCTCGGGCTGCCCGACGTGCACCGGGGCGCCCCCAAGCCCCGGCCCGTACCCCCCGTCATGTGGCGCCTCTTCCGCCACCGGGACCCCCAGGAGGCCAGGGTGGGCCCGCGGCGGACGCCCCAGGGGACCACCCTGAGACCGTGCCACGTGGAGGAGCTGGGGGTCGCCGGAAACATCGTGCGCCACATCCCGGACCGCG gtgCGCCCACCCGGCCCCCGGAGCCCGCATGGGCCGCGGGACAGTGCCCTGAATGGACCGTCGTCTTCGATCTGTCGGCCGTGGAAGCCGCCGAGCGCCCGAGCCGGGCCCGCCTGGAGCTGCGCTTTGCGGCGGCGGAGACGGCGGCCGGCTGGGAGCTGAGCTTGGCGCGGGCGGCGGAGGGCGAGGCCGGCGGCGCCAGGCCGGTGCTGCTCCGCCAGGCGGTGCCCACCCTGGGAACGCCGGTGCGCGCCGAGCTGCTGGGCGCCGCCTGGGCCCGCAACGCGTCGGCGCCGCGCAGCCTCCGCCTGGCGCTGGCGCTGCGTCCCCGGGCCCCCGCCGCCTGCGCGCGCCTGGCCGAGGCCTCGCTGCTGCTGGTGACCCTTGACCCGCGCCTGTGCCACCCACTGGCCCGGCCGCGGCGCGAAGCCGAGCCCGCCCTGGGCGGCAGCCCCGGGGGCGCGTGTCGCACGAGGCGGCTCTACGTGAGCTTCCGCGAGGTGGGCTGGCACCGCTGGGTCATTGCGCCGCGCGGCTTCCTGGCCAACTACTGCCAGGGCCAGTGCTCGCTGCCCGCCACGCTGTCGGGACCCGGCGGGACGCCCCCGCTCAACCACGCCGTGCTGCGCGCACTCATGCACGCGGCTGCCCCCGGCGCCGCCGGCCTGCCCTGCTGCGTGCCCGCGCGCCTGTCGCCCATCTCAGTGCTCTTCTTTGACAACAGCGACAACGTGGTACTGCGGCACTACGAGGACATGGTGGTGGACGAGTGTGGCTGCCGCTGA